The Rhinolophus ferrumequinum isolate MPI-CBG mRhiFer1 chromosome 4, mRhiFer1_v1.p, whole genome shotgun sequence genome has a window encoding:
- the LOC117021085 gene encoding G-protein coupled receptor 183-like, which yields MASSTADPSSISHNASLCLPHHPPRAASVTLSLFYTLLLVFSALGNILALCLACRKGKKVNSTGVYLVHLAVSDLLFTLVLPGKITYYVLDFSWPFGEGLCRLTAFTFYVNTYGGIYLMTCVSVDRYLAVVHTHQCPHLRRVGRARLVCVAVWALAVLQTMPLLLISMTKPVAGKITCMEFVSVKGFFRLPLIVLGACVISFCGPVGIMLFCYLKITMKLCRTARDNPLTSEKGHHRRACLLILMVLVAVLVCFSPYHLNIIQFMGRQLLSQPSCSEQRAFQVSLQLTVSLMNMNCGIDPIIYFFASTHYRKWLLRLFKLRASEPSSPSSLGRASSETQSINQTTGSRPLEENKV from the coding sequence ATGGCTTCCAGCACAGCTGACCCAAGCAGCATCTCCCACAATGCCAGCCTCTGCCTTCCTCACCACCCACCCCGGGCGGCCAGCGTGACACTCTCTCTGTTCTACACCCTCCTCTTGGTCTTCAGTGCCCTGGGAAACATCCTTGCCCTTTGCCTTGCCTGTCGAAAGGGCAAGAAGGTCAACTCAACAGGTGTCTACTTGGTCCACCTGGCAGTGTCCGACCTCCTGTTCACACTGGTCCTGCCTGGAAagatcacctactatgtgctggactTCAGCTGGCCTTTTGGCGAAGGGCTCTGCAGGCTGACGGCATTCACATTCTATGTGAATACGTACGGAGGGATCTACCTCATGACGTGCGTGAGCGTGGACCGTTACCTGGCTGTGGTCCACACCCACCAGTGCCCCCACCTCCGCAGAGTGGGCCGAGCAAGGCTCGTCTGTGTGGCTGTCTGGGCCCTGGCAGTTCTGCAGACGATGCCCCTGCTCTTGATTTCCATGACCAAGCCTGTGGCAGGCAAGATCACCTGCATGGAGTTCGTCAGTGTCAAGGGATTCTTCAGGCTGCCACTCATTGTCCTAGGGGCCTGTGTGATAAGCTTCTGTGGGCCAGTGGGGATCATGCTCTTTTGTTACCTGAAGATCACCATGAAGCTGTGTAGGACAGCCCGGGACAACCCTCTGACGAGCGAGAAAGGGCACCACCGGAGGGCCTGCCTGCTCATTCTGATGGTGCTGGTGGCTGTGCTTGTGTGCTTCAGCCCCTACCATCTCAACATCATCCAGTTCATGGGGAGACAGCTGCTCTCCCAGCCATCCTGCTCGGAGCAGAGGGCTTTCCAAGTGTCCCTTCAGCTCACGGTGTCCCTCATGAACATGAACTGTGGCATCGACCCAATCATTTACTTCTTTGCATCCACACATTACAGGAAATGGCTCCTCCGCCTTTTCAAACTCAGGGCTTCagagccctcctccccctcttccctggGAAGAGCTTCCTCAGAAACACAGAGTATCAACCAGACTACAGGCTCCCGGCCCTTAGAGGAGAATAAAGTCTAA